In Cydia splendana chromosome 18, ilCydSple1.2, whole genome shotgun sequence, the genomic window gaggatattttattattcacaaactttggcttatctaaattatatcttaattattttattatctagtTACATCTTATTAATCTAAACGCGCGTCGTGTACATTTCTCCCGCCGTCGCTTCGCGAACCTACTGGTAGCACGACGATCTTCTTTGTCGGCCTCCTCAGCACGTGTCCCTTGCTCGTAGAGACGTCCACGACTCGAACCACGCCATCCTTGCCCGGGTACGTCCGCGTCACTATCCCCCGTGGCCATGTGTTACGGGGGAGGTTGGAGTCGCAGATGATGACGACGTCTCCGACGGCCGGGGCGACTCCTCCGTCGTAGGGCTCCCGCCGGTGTTGGAGTAGCGGCGCGTACTCGCGAACCCAGCGCTGCCAGAAGGTGTCGGCGAGCTGCTGGGCGCGCTTCCAGTGTTGTCGCGCGTTGGTGTCGCTCTCCTCGAAGGTGCCGGGTGCAGGTGAGTAGCAGTCCGGCCCCAGCAGGATCATGTTCGGGGTCAAGGCCGGCGGGTCCTCTGGATTCACGGCCACGTAGGTCAGCGGTCTTGAGTTGACGGTTGCCTCCGCCTCCGCCAGTAGGGTCTGCAGGGTCTCGTCGCTCGGGTACTTCTCGTGCAGCGTAGCCTTCATTGCTTCTTTGACGGTGCGCACCATACGTTCCCACACGCCCGCCATGAATGGGGCGGCGGGGGGAAGGAAACGCCAATTGATGCGGCGTGCGTGGGCGGCGTCTCTCATTGCTTCCGCCAGCTCTCGGTGTGCACCTCTGAAGGCAGTCCCGTTGTCACTCCACAGTTCGGTAGGGCACCCGCGCCGAGCGATAAAGCGGCGCAGTGCGTTGATGGCGGAGTCGGTGCTCAGTGAGGCAACCATCTCCAGGTGTACGGCCCTCGACGTCATACAGGTGAACAGTGCGACGTACCTTTTCTCTCTATGACGGCCCACTGTAACTTCTTGCGGCCCGTAGTAGTCCAGACCCGTGTATGTGAAGGGCCTAACGTGATGTGCTAGGCGCGCCGCTGGCAGGTCACCCGTAGATGGCGCCGCGGGCTTGGCGCGACGCAGGCGACACTTTGGGCACTGGGCGATCACTTGTTTCACTGTCGGTCTTATTTTCACTATATGCACACGCTGTCGCAGATCGTTAACCACTATTTCGGTGCCGCCGTGATGTAACTGTTCGTGAACGTGAGAAACATATAACTTTGTATAGTGATGTTTCCCGTGTAGCACTATAGGTCGCACTGTCTCTTCTTGTAAGTCGCCGGCCGCTATTCTGCCCCGCAGACGTATAATGTGATCGCCGTCCATATAGACACTCAGCTTGGCTAGTCGGTCGTCCTTGTCTGGCGCGCGGCCGCTTGCTATGCGCCCTCTCTCTTTTTCGTAGCTATCTTCTTGTGAGGCGCGTACTAGTAGTTTCTCGGCGGCACTTAGGTATTTGGCTTCTAACACTAAGTACTTCTTATCTTCTTGTGGCGGCTTAGCGGCGATCTTGACAGGTGTGCGTGTGTGAGTGGCACGCTTGTTCCAGGCGCCGTCTTGTGTCTCGTTTGCGCGCGTTCGTTTGCGCCTGGCCGCCGCGATAAGTTGTGTCGCGGGCCGGGCGGGGTCACGGGGTCGAGGGCGCACGAGGTCGATGAACTGTAGCACACGTGCGGTCGCACGTAGTAGTCGCGTCCACTTTGAGAAGCGCTCGAACTTAGGTATGGCCGCGTGTTTATTTTCAGGCACGGCGGCTGTCGCAGCACACGTCTCTTTTTCTTCACCAGTCACGGGAACTTCGACTTTATTCTCACGGGGCCAAGTCGATTCTTCATTGTACAGGAATGACGGGCCAACGAACCATCTGTGGCTCGTATCGAAGTCAGCTGGTGTGGCGCGGGTCGCGTCGTCGGCTACGTTGTGTGCTGTCGGTACCCATCTCCACTCGTTTTTCTTAGTGTGATCTTCTATCTCGGCGAGTCTGTGGGCCACGAACGTCTTGAATGTACGGGGCTCGGCGCGTATCCATGCTAGCGCCGTGCGAGAGTCGCTCCAGTATAtttttgaagcgatctcgaAGTCGTGCTCTTGTATCACTGTTCTTGCTAGCCGTACGCCTAGGACGGCCGCCTGCAGCTCCAGTCTAGGTATGGAGATAGGCTTCCTAGGTGTGACGCGACTCTTGGCGGCGGCCAGGGCTATTTTGACTGACCCGTCGGCTCGCGTCATCCTCCAGtacacggcggcggcgtatgCTTCTTCACTAGCGTCGACGAAAGTGTGTAGCTCGCGCACGGCGGCAGGCGTTGCGTCGTAGCATCTAGGTATTTTTAGGGTACCTAGGTCTCGCAGTTGTTGTAGCCACTCGCTCCAGCGCTCCCGCAGATTTTCGGGTATAGCTTCGTCCCAGCTCGTGTTATGTTGCCACGTGTCTTGCATTATTCGCTTGGCCGGCGTAGTGATAGGTGAAATCAGGCCGAGCGGGtcaaatattgacattatgatGCTTAGGGCTTCTCTCTTCGTCGGAGGCCGGAGGTCATTGACCACCTCGGGCTGAGCTCTTCTAGTGTTGAGGCGAAACCGGATGCTATCTTCGTTTGTGTCCCACAGCAGGCCGAGCGTTTTTTCTATCTCGCTCCCGCCGATAGGGACAGTGTTTCCCTCTCGCTCTTCGCTGCCGACGACGTCTCTTATTGCTTCATATTCGTTCGTAGCCCACCCACGCAGCTGAAACTTGGCTTGTTGGTGTACATGATCGACGTCTCTTGTCACTTGTCTTGCCTCTTCTATTGTGTTGAAGCTCTGGAGATAGTCGTCCATGTAGTGGTTGCGCTCTATTGCTCGCGCAGCCTCCGGGTACTGTGTCGCGTGCTCTCGTGCGTTTCTATTTTTGATGTATAGAGCGGTGCACGGCGATGACGACGCGCCGAATATAACTGAAGTCATGCGGTATTCTTCTGGCTCTCCCTCGCGGCGATCGCCCCTCCATAGGAAGCGGAGTGCGTCCCTGTCCTCTTCGCGTATCTTGATCTGCATGAACATCTCTTTCAGATCAGCTGAGACTGCGATGCTGTGTTGACGAAACTTCATGATGACGCCGGGTAGTGATTGCAGGAAATCTGGACCCGTGTGCAGCATGTCGTTGAGGCTGCGGCCGTGTGAGGTGGCCGCAGCATCATGGACCAGTCTTATCTTCGGCTTCTCTGGGTTGCAGACGGCGAAGTGAGGTAGGTACCACGTCCTGCCGCTTGGTGGCGTGGCCGCGCGCTCGGCGTAGCTTGAGGTAAGTAGATTGTTGACGCGCTCGTTGTATTGTTGTTTCAGGTTTGCGTCTCGATCCAGCTTCCTCTCGAGCGTGTGTAGCCGCTTCAGTGCGTCGTTGCGATTGTTGGGTATTCTTTCTTCTTGGTTGCGCCACAGTAGCCCCGTCTCGAACCTGCCGTCGGGTAAGCGGCGGCTCTTTTCTTCTAATATGCGAAGCGCTTGTTGTTCGGGATCGCTGCTCGGTCGCCTCGGCTCGATTGATAGGGACTCGAGAGCGAAATATTTCTTCATTGTTTCTTCTATGTTTTCGTTCGACTTGGCCCGCGTGAGGTGCGCACAGCAGTACGCGATCGGCTCCGCTCTAGTGGTGCGGCAGCCGTGAAGTACCCATCCTAGTAGGGTTCTTGAAGCGACGAGTTGATCGCGCCGtccttttcttatttcccgcgaCACGATTAGCTCCCAGTTGTCTTGACCGATGAGTATTTGTGGGGTTGCGCCTTGGTAGGTTAACTTGTGCTTGAGTCCTCTGAGATGTGTGCAGCCATCTATCTCGCTCGCACCTATGGATTGTGTGGTGAAGCCCAGACTGCCGACGGTGTGCGCGTTTGGTATGCGCTGCTCCTGCCCGCCGTACTTGTTGCGTATGTAGACCTCGACCCTCCTGCTCTGATTGTGCTCCATCTCTTTCCCGCCTATGCCCTGCACCCACATTGGTTCGGTGGGGCCGTTGAGCCCGAGTGTGTCCGCCAGCGCCGAGTCGATAATTGTCACGGTGCTGCCTTCATCTAGTAGAGCGAAAGTGTCTGCTTCCGCCCGCGGGCCGCGTAGTGTGACTGGTACTATCTTCAGGTAGGCGCGTCTTGTTTGTGCTGTCGCGCAGGCGATCTGGTTCACTGCCGAGGCCACGACTTCTTCTGGCTTGCGTGGTGAGGGTGGCTCGGCAGCGGCTGCAGCGGCGGCCGCGGGTAGCGACTTCTCGTGGTGTAGTAGGCGATGATGTCTCATGGGGCAGCCCTGCTGGCCACAAGGCTTGGCGCGGCAGGCGAAGCGTCGATGCTTGCTGACGAGGCATCGGTAGCAAATGTTGTTCTTCTTGGCCACTTCCCAGCGCTCTTTCGTGTCGATCTTCATAAACTGCGGGCACGACGGCAATTGGTGCGTAGCGTGCTCACATAACGGGCACGCCGGCTTCTCTTCTTTTGGCTTCTTATTGATTTCGACTGCGGCGGCGTAGGTTCGCTCGGGCTTCTTTCTTGCACTTCTTACTTCTTTATGTTCCGTTGTATTTTCAGGCGGAGCGTAAGGCGTGCACTTGTCGGCTTCATTATTCAAAAAGTCGGCAATCTTCTTAAGTTCGGGCGTCTCTTCTCTTGTCGCTGCGTAGTCGTACCACTTGTTGCGAATTATCGGCGATAACTTGTCAACTATCGACCGCAGTAACTCGGGGTTGTAGAGATACTGCGGCTTCTTCAATATCTCGATAGTCGTCACTGTGTTAGCGATCCGGCTGGCGAATATGCACAGATCACGTGGGTTGTCGGTGAGGCGCGGCAGTCCCTTTAGCTTCTCCAGTTCGTTGACAAGTAGTGCGTCTGGCCTTCCGTATCTTCTTTCTAGTGCTTTGATGACGTCTTCTGGATGCGGCTGGCTGATGAGGAGGGCGCTGACGGCCTCCCAGGCGACACCTTTTAGACTTCTTCTTATACGGGCGACGTTTTCACTTGCGGAGAAACTGGGCGCGGACTCGTTGTACGCGGCCTTAAATTGTAGCCACTCGGTACACAGGCCACTAAACGTCGGCAGGTCAGGTATGTACTTCTTGTAAGACTTGCTGGCTTGAATGGCTTCTGTGAGGGCGGCGGTTAGCGACGACACGTCCATCGCACGAGCATCTTCGTATGTTTCCGGTCGCGCGCGTCGTCTAGTAGTGCGCGCGGCGGGCTCTTGCGTTTCTTCTATATGGGCGGCCTCTTCTAATGTTGTCGCTCGTTCGGGTCGGCGATTGAACCAGTCAGCGATGCGCTGTGGAGCGAGGTCCTCTTCCTCTTCTGACTCCTCTCTTGATGACGCCAGGTCTATTCTTTCTTGACGTATTCTCGCTAGCTCGGTTTCCGCTTGCACGCGCTTCAGTTCTAGCTCGGCTAACCTCTCCTTGGCCTCCAACTCCGCGAGGAGTCTCTTGCTGGAGGCCTTGGATCGGTGTGACCGAGCGGGCTTCGTCGGCGGTCTCGGTGGCGGCATCAGTTCGACGGGGTTGCGCTCGACGATCGTGGCGGCGAGGCTGGCCGCAGGCGTGGCCTTAATGCCCGACGTGTCAGCGGGGTGGACGGCGTTGCTCGGCCCGGGTAGGTCCTCTGGTGTGGGACGCGTCTTCCTGATGGCGCCCGTACCCGACGATGCAGCTGTGTCCAACGTCTTCGCTGAGTCCGACGTTGCGCCTGTGCCCGACGTAGTGCCTGTGCCCGACGTAGTGCCGGTGCCCGACGTGGTGCCGGTGCCCGACGTGGTGCCGGTACCCGACGTGGTGCCGGTGCCTGACGTGGTGCCGGTTTCCTCGGAGCTCGGAGATTTTGCGGTATTTTCTGACGACTCTTCATCTTCCTTGTTGTGGTTGTTTCTTGTTACTACCATCTTGCTGTGTTCTTGCTTCAGAGATCCGGCTTCGACGAGGACCAAACAATGTGAGTGTTAGGCCCTATCTTCATACATCGCAGCGGGGTGCGCAGGGGGGGGGAGAGTGGACTGTAGAAATTCTCGTAGGCGGCAGAGGATGGAGCAATAAAACAACGCAGCTGGCTTCAGATGCAGGAGGGTCGAGGTTGGAGAGGTTTCTTCTTTTCCTTTTAGTTGTTTCCTAGTCGGCTGCTGGTTCTGGACTGACGCTGAGCGGGGCGACGTACCGGCTTTTATTACTGCCTATTTTatgtacctcgtcccccgctacCCGCGTGGCGCGCATGCGCGGATCGAGAGAGATCGGCGCATGCGCGCAGACTTCCTATCTCTTTCTAATAAGatacctctctttctaatatgatacctctctttctaatatgatacctctcttttcctcggccctcatgctttctttatttaaatatttattaacttacaagttttatttcttatgctattctacctaacttatttttctaATTAGACTTTTTTCCTAATTAGCCTATTA contains:
- the LOC134799698 gene encoding uncharacterized protein LOC134799698, which codes for MVVTRNNHNKEDEESSENTAKSPSSEETGTTSGTGTTSGTGTTSGTGTTSGTGTTSGTGTTSGTGATSDSAKTLDTAASSGTGAIRKTRPTPEDLPGPSNAVHPADTSGIKATPAASLAATIVERNPVELMPPPRPPTKPARSHRSKASSKRLLAELEAKERLAELELKRVQAETELARIRQERIDLASSREESEEEEDLAPQRIADWFNRRPERATTLEEAAHIEETQEPAARTTRRRARPETYEDARAMDVSSLTAALTEAIQASKSYKKYIPDLPTFSGLCTEWLQFKAAYNESAPSFSASENVARIRRSLKGVAWEAVSALLISQPHPEDVIKALERRYGRPDALLVNELEKLKGLPRLTDNPRDLCIFASRIANTVTTIEILKKPQYLYNPELLRSIVDKLSPIIRNKWYDYAATREETPELKKIADFLNNEADKCTPYAPPENTTEHKEVRSARKKPERTYAAAVEINKKPKEEKPACPLCEHATHQLPSCPQFMKIDTKERWEVAKKNNICYRCLVSKHRRFACRAKPCGQQGCPMRHHRLLHHEKSLPAAAAAAAAEPPSPRKPEEVVASAVNQIACATAQTRRAYLKIVPVTLRGPRAEADTFALLDEGSTVTIIDSALADTLGLNGPTEPMWVQGIGGKEMEHNQSRRVEVYIRNKYGGQEQRIPNAHTVGSLGFTTQSIGASEIDGCTHLRGLKHKLTYQGATPQILIGQDNWELIVSREIRKGRRDQLVASRTLLGWVLHGCRTTRAEPIAYCCAHLTRAKSNENIEETMKKYFALESLSIEPRRPSSDPEQQALRILEEKSRRLPDGRFETGLLWRNQEERIPNNRNDALKRLHTLERKLDRDANLKQQYNERVNNLLTSSYAERAATPPSGRTWYLPHFAVCNPEKPKIRLVHDAAATSHGRSLNDMLHTGPDFLQSLPGVIMKFRQHSIAVSADLKEMFMQIKIREEDRDALRFLWRGDRREGEPEEYRMTSVIFGASSSPCTALYIKNRNAREHATQYPEAARAIERNHYMDDYLQSFNTIEEARQVTRDVDHVHQQAKFQLRGWATNEYEAIRDVVGSEEREGNTVPIGGSEIEKTLGLLWDTNEDSIRFRLNTRRAQPEVVNDLRPPTKREALSIIMSIFDPLGLISPITTPAKRIMQDTWQHNTSWDEAIPENLRERWSEWLQQLRDLGTLKIPRCYDATPAAVRELHTFVDASEEAYAAAVYWRMTRADGSVKIALAAAKSRVTPRKPISIPRLELQAAVLGVRLARTVIQEHDFEIASKIYWSDSRTALAWIRAEPRTFKTFVAHRLAEIEDHTKKNEWRWVPTAHNVADDATRATPADFDTSHRWFVGPSFLYNEESTWPRENKVEVPVTGEEKETCAATAAVPENKHAAIPKFERFSKWTRLLRATARVLQFIDLVRPRPRDPARPATQLIAAARRKRTRANETQDGAWNKRATHTRTPVKIAAKPPQEDKKYLVLEAKYLSAAEKLLVRASQEDSYEKERGRIASGRAPDKDDRLAKLSVYMDGDHIIRLRGRIAAGDLQEETVRPIVLHGKHHYTKLYVSHVHEQLHHGGTEIVVNDLRQRVHIVKIRPTVKQVIAQCPKCRLRRAKPAAPSTGDLPAARLAHHVRPFTYTGLDYYGPQEVTVGRHREKRYVALFTCMTSRAVHLEMVASLSTDSAINALRRFIARRGCPTELWSDNGTAFRGAHRELAEAMRDAAHARRINWRFLPPAAPFMAGVWERMVRTVKEAMKATLHEKYPSDETLQTLLAEAEATVNSRPLTYVAVNPEDPPALTPNMILLGPDCYSPAPGTFEESDTNARQHWKRAQQLADTFWQRWVREYAPLLQHRREPYDGGVAPAVGDVVIICDSNLPRNTWPRGIVTRTYPGKDGVVRVVDVSTSKGHVLRRPTKKIVVLPVGSRSDGGRNVHDARLD